In the genome of Coregonus clupeaformis isolate EN_2021a chromosome 11, ASM2061545v1, whole genome shotgun sequence, one region contains:
- the nppc gene encoding C-type natriuretic peptide has product MNISHLVACGLMITLLSLRTGAKPLTPAQQKSLRSLLGEELSEFMASGEREQRLEKVRSRVRLLRDLRMDTRAKAMWARLLNDQPSARRHKSNTKKGSAARSGCFGHKMDRIGTISGMGC; this is encoded by the exons ATGAACATCTCACATTTGGTGGCATGTGGACTTATGATCACCCTGCTTTCACTGAGGACAGGGGCGAAGCCTCTGACGCCAGCGCAACAGAAG TCTCTTAGAAGTTTGCTGGGGGAGGAACTGTCGGAGTTCATGGCGTCgggcgagagagagcagaggctggAAAAAGTGCGCTCCAGGGTACGCTTGCTGCGAGACCTGCGCATGGACACTCGCGCCAAGGCCATGTGGGCACGCCTGCTGAACGACCAGCCCAGCGCACGGAGACACAAATCAAACACCAAGAAAGGGTCCGCGGCCCGGAGCGGTTGCTTCGGACACAAAATGGACAGAATAGGAACCATTAGCGGCATGGGCTGTTAG